In the genome of Noviherbaspirillum sp. L7-7A, one region contains:
- a CDS encoding TRAP transporter substrate-binding protein yields MRLSKLAVALSFIGLSAAAQSQTKWDMPTAYPPNNFHTENVQQFAADVDKATGGKLKITVHANASLFKAPEIKRAVQGGQAQIGEILLANFENENPLYGVDGIPFLATSYEESMKLYKASKKAQNDLLGKQGMMMLYAVAWPPQGIYSKKPIESAADMRGLKWRAYSPSTSKIAELVGAQPVTVQASELSQALATGVVDSFMTSGSTGYDSKVYEQVKNFYDTQAWLPKNAIIVNKKAFDALDQPTRDALLNAAETAEARGWKVSAEKNEWYLNALKEKGMTIHKPSAKLQADMKQVGQVMQADWLKKAGPEGQAVMDAYRKN; encoded by the coding sequence ATGCGTTTGAGCAAGCTTGCAGTCGCCCTCTCCTTTATCGGCCTTAGCGCCGCGGCCCAGTCCCAGACCAAGTGGGACATGCCAACCGCCTATCCCCCCAATAATTTCCATACCGAGAACGTGCAGCAGTTCGCCGCCGATGTCGACAAGGCCACTGGCGGCAAGCTCAAGATCACCGTCCATGCCAATGCCTCGCTGTTCAAGGCGCCGGAGATCAAGCGCGCGGTGCAGGGCGGCCAGGCGCAGATCGGCGAGATCCTGCTAGCCAATTTCGAGAACGAGAATCCGCTCTATGGCGTCGACGGCATTCCCTTCCTGGCCACTTCGTATGAGGAATCGATGAAGCTGTACAAGGCATCGAAGAAGGCGCAGAACGACCTGCTGGGCAAGCAGGGCATGATGATGCTGTATGCGGTGGCCTGGCCGCCGCAGGGCATCTATTCAAAAAAGCCGATTGAGTCGGCGGCCGACATGCGCGGCCTGAAATGGCGCGCCTACAGCCCGTCCACCAGCAAGATCGCCGAGCTGGTCGGCGCGCAGCCGGTCACGGTGCAGGCATCCGAGCTGTCGCAGGCGCTGGCCACAGGCGTGGTCGATTCCTTCATGACCTCTGGCTCAACCGGCTACGACTCCAAGGTCTATGAGCAGGTGAAGAACTTCTACGACACCCAGGCCTGGCTGCCGAAGAACGCGATCATCGTCAACAAGAAGGCATTCGACGCGCTCGACCAGCCGACCCGCGACGCCCTGCTGAACGCCGCCGAGACCGCCGAGGCACGCGGCTGGAAGGTGTCGGCCGAAAAGAACGAGTGGTACCTCAATGCGCTAAAGGAAAAGGGTATGACGATCCACAAGCCATCGGCCAAGCTGCAGGCCGACATGAAGCAGGTTGGCCAGGTGATGCAGGCAGACTGGCTGAAGAAGGCCGGGCCGGAAGGCCAGGCCGTGATGGACGCCTACCGCAAGAACTGA
- a CDS encoding acyl-CoA dehydrogenase family protein, translated as MNDTVQPDFAALRQRLHAYLQDELLPFEQRHGIGYEDRLPRDTVRGLWQRSRELGLYGPQLPQSLGGAGLSVSQLCLLKDDVAASGAVLFPHVLGDWGGPARIGNLVRHATPYQVENYILPCIRGEKGACFAMTEAGSGSDAASIQTRAVRDGDDYIITGRKHYITASAFADFAIVMCVTDADKGADGISAILVDLDRPGVTLSHDYLPMTGQHVDADIDMQQVRVPAANLIGSEGAGFKIAMDRISVNRLLHCPTMTGLARQAYRMSVDYAQHRQQFGGPISRFQAIQHMLADMATALFACDSMVMAAAALADQGKDIRKEASMCKLFVSERCFEIADRAMQIHGNVGVTKNHPVEFIFRRLRLYRIVTGTSEIQRNTIAKEILRA; from the coding sequence ATGAACGATACCGTCCAGCCCGACTTTGCCGCCCTCCGCCAGCGGCTCCATGCGTATCTGCAGGACGAACTGCTGCCGTTTGAACAGCGGCATGGCATCGGCTATGAAGACCGCCTGCCCAGGGACACCGTGCGCGGCCTGTGGCAGCGCTCGCGCGAACTTGGCCTGTATGGCCCGCAATTGCCGCAGTCGCTGGGCGGAGCCGGCCTGTCGGTGTCGCAACTATGTCTGTTAAAGGATGATGTTGCCGCGTCCGGCGCGGTGCTGTTCCCGCATGTGCTGGGCGACTGGGGCGGGCCGGCCCGCATCGGCAACCTGGTCAGGCATGCCACGCCCTACCAGGTGGAAAACTATATCCTGCCCTGCATACGTGGCGAAAAGGGCGCCTGCTTCGCCATGACCGAAGCCGGCTCCGGCTCGGACGCGGCCAGCATTCAGACCCGCGCGGTGCGGGACGGCGACGACTATATCATCACCGGGCGCAAGCACTACATCACCGCATCGGCCTTCGCCGACTTCGCCATCGTGATGTGCGTGACAGACGCGGACAAGGGCGCCGACGGCATATCGGCCATCCTGGTCGACCTCGACCGGCCCGGCGTGACCCTGTCCCATGACTACCTGCCGATGACGGGCCAGCATGTGGACGCCGACATTGACATGCAGCAGGTACGGGTGCCGGCCGCCAACCTGATCGGCAGCGAAGGCGCCGGCTTCAAGATCGCAATGGACCGCATCAGCGTGAACCGGCTGCTGCACTGCCCCACCATGACCGGGCTGGCGCGACAGGCATACCGGATGTCGGTCGACTATGCGCAACACCGCCAGCAGTTCGGCGGCCCGATCAGCCGCTTTCAGGCGATCCAGCACATGCTGGCCGACATGGCCACGGCGCTGTTCGCCTGCGACAGCATGGTGATGGCCGCGGCCGCGCTGGCCGACCAGGGCAAGGACATCCGCAAGGAAGCCTCGATGTGCAAGCTGTTCGTTTCCGAGCGCTGCTTCGAAATCGCCGACCGGGCCATGCAGATCCACGGCAATGTGGGCGTGACGAAGAACCATCCGGTCGAATTCATTTTTCGCCGGCTGCGGCTGTACCGCATCGTCACCGGCACCAGCGAGATACAACGCAATACGATTGCGAAGGAAATCCTGCGGGCTTAG
- a CDS encoding fasciclin domain-containing protein, which yields MKKIIIAAALTVATGFAQAADIVDTAKSAGSFNTLVTAVQAAGLVDTLKGPGPFTVFAPTDAAFAKIPKDKLDALLKDKTSLTKVLTYHVVPGKVMASDVKAGKVKTVEGSPITVSMNGGKVGIDNATVVKADVAADNGVIHAIDSVIMPQ from the coding sequence ATGAAAAAAATCATCATCGCAGCTGCACTAACTGTCGCAACCGGCTTTGCCCAAGCGGCCGATATCGTTGACACTGCCAAGTCGGCGGGCTCGTTCAACACGCTGGTGACGGCGGTACAGGCGGCTGGCCTGGTCGACACGCTGAAGGGTCCGGGGCCATTCACCGTGTTTGCGCCGACCGACGCGGCATTCGCCAAGATCCCCAAGGACAAGCTTGATGCGCTGCTCAAGGACAAGACGTCGCTGACCAAGGTGCTGACTTACCACGTGGTGCCGGGCAAGGTGATGGCCAGCGATGTCAAGGCCGGCAAGGTCAAGACGGTGGAAGGCAGCCCGATCACCGTCAGCATGAACGGCGGCAAGGTGGGCATCGACAATGCCACCGTCGTCAAGGCAGATGTGGCCGCCGACAACGGCGTGATCCATGCAATCGATTCGGTGATCATGCCGCAATAA
- a CDS encoding AMP-binding protein, which translates to MNQGRFITRCAQYWPDRPAIIFNDAITTFQQLDERSSRLANALLALGARKGDRIAVQSWNRPELIELECALYKAGLVKVALNARLSKAEVLDTAGNAEPVLMLSEPAHAAAIADLAPSLPSVRRFIAFGAACEGFLDYEALLAQSSAASPDVEMAPEDLAVLHYTSGSTGKLKAAMQTVGNRMASLRKVVMNRLRAEPGDVLALAGPITHASGMFIQPYLFQGGAILLHERFEPEAFLASIQRYRVSACFLVPTMINMLVAHPRVKDYDLGSLKQVTYGSAPMAPSRIREAWQVFGPVLSQGYGAGETTGGLVALSTQDHRIALEEGREELLSSCGRIFSESELQLVDDDGKPVAQGEIGEIVIRGPDVFAGYWREPELSAAALKDGWLHTGDLARMDRHGYLTIVDRKKEMIISGGFNVYPSEIEQALYRHAAVYETCVVGVPDPVWGEAVKAVVVLRPGHTASQADLMAHCKDLLADFKKPRSIDFVSELPKNANGKLSRKEVRERYWVGQERRVA; encoded by the coding sequence ATGAACCAAGGGCGTTTCATCACACGCTGTGCGCAATACTGGCCCGACCGCCCCGCCATCATTTTCAATGATGCGATCACCACTTTCCAGCAGCTCGACGAGCGCTCCAGCCGGCTGGCCAATGCGCTGCTGGCACTGGGCGCAAGGAAGGGCGACCGCATTGCGGTGCAGTCCTGGAACCGGCCGGAACTGATCGAGCTGGAATGCGCGCTGTACAAGGCTGGCCTGGTGAAGGTGGCGCTTAATGCGCGGCTGTCGAAGGCCGAAGTGCTGGACACCGCCGGCAATGCCGAGCCGGTGCTGATGCTGTCCGAGCCGGCGCATGCCGCCGCCATTGCCGACCTGGCGCCGTCGCTGCCGAGCGTGCGCAGGTTCATCGCCTTCGGCGCAGCCTGCGAGGGCTTCCTGGACTACGAAGCGCTGCTGGCGCAGTCCAGCGCCGCCAGCCCGGATGTCGAGATGGCGCCGGAGGACCTGGCGGTGCTGCATTACACCTCGGGTTCGACCGGCAAGCTCAAGGCAGCCATGCAGACCGTGGGCAACCGCATGGCGTCGCTGCGCAAGGTGGTGATGAACCGGCTGCGCGCCGAACCGGGCGATGTGCTGGCCCTGGCCGGGCCGATCACCCATGCCAGCGGCATGTTCATCCAGCCCTACCTGTTCCAGGGCGGCGCCATCCTGCTGCATGAACGCTTCGAGCCCGAAGCCTTCCTGGCCTCGATCCAGCGCTACCGGGTCAGCGCCTGCTTCCTGGTGCCGACCATGATCAACATGCTGGTGGCGCATCCGCGCGTGAAGGACTACGACCTCGGTTCACTGAAGCAGGTGACCTATGGCTCGGCGCCGATGGCACCGTCGCGCATCCGCGAAGCCTGGCAGGTGTTCGGGCCGGTGCTGTCGCAAGGATATGGCGCCGGCGAGACCACCGGCGGGCTGGTGGCGTTGAGCACGCAGGACCACCGCATCGCGCTGGAGGAGGGACGCGAGGAATTGCTGTCTTCCTGCGGCCGCATCTTCAGCGAATCGGAACTGCAGCTGGTCGATGATGACGGCAAGCCGGTCGCGCAGGGAGAGATAGGCGAGATCGTGATACGCGGCCCGGATGTGTTTGCCGGCTATTGGCGTGAACCGGAACTGTCGGCCGCAGCCTTGAAGGACGGCTGGCTGCATACCGGCGACCTGGCGCGCATGGACCGGCACGGCTACCTGACTATCGTCGACCGCAAGAAGGAAATGATCATCTCCGGCGGCTTCAATGTGTATCCGTCAGAGATCGAGCAGGCGCTGTATCGCCATGCCGCCGTCTACGAAACCTGCGTCGTGGGCGTGCCCGACCCGGTATGGGGCGAGGCGGTGAAGGCGGTAGTGGTGCTGCGCCCCGGCCACACGGCGAGCCAGGCCGATCTGATGGCGCATTGCAAAGACCTGCTGGCCGACTTCAAGAAGCCGCGTTCAATCGATTTCGTCAGCGAGCTGCCAAAGAACGCGAATGGCAAGCTGTCGCGCAAGGAAGTCAGAGAGCGCTACTGGGTCGGGCAGGAAAGGCGCGTCGCGTAG
- a CDS encoding TRAP transporter small permease subunit — protein sequence MRALLDRLYMAAGYAAAFFMVATLLMVVAGIADRALALGWRGTDMYAGYAMAACGFLALAHTFKRGEHIRVSLLLQAASPRMQRAMEIWSLFAASLLAAAFSFYAIKLTWQSWEFHDVSTGNDATPLWMPQVSMAVGAVVLLVALLDDLVLELRGKRVVRASAEQLRNE from the coding sequence ATGCGCGCTCTACTCGACAGACTCTATATGGCCGCCGGCTATGCCGCGGCCTTTTTCATGGTGGCCACGCTGCTGATGGTGGTTGCCGGCATCGCCGACCGCGCGCTGGCACTGGGCTGGCGCGGCACCGACATGTATGCCGGCTATGCAATGGCAGCCTGTGGCTTCCTGGCGCTGGCGCATACCTTCAAGCGCGGCGAGCACATCCGGGTGTCGCTGCTGCTGCAGGCGGCGTCGCCACGCATGCAGCGGGCCATGGAGATCTGGTCGCTGTTCGCGGCCAGCCTGCTGGCTGCGGCCTTTAGCTTCTACGCCATCAAGCTGACCTGGCAATCATGGGAATTCCATGACGTCTCCACCGGCAACGATGCCACGCCGCTGTGGATGCCGCAGGTGAGCATGGCGGTGGGCGCCGTCGTGCTGCTGGTTGCCCTGCTCGACGACCTGGTGCTGGAGCTGCGCGGCAAGCGGGTAGTGCGGGCAAGCGCCGAGCAACTGCGCAACGAATAA
- a CDS encoding TRAP transporter large permease subunit, with the protein MDLLITALLIAVLFAILASGVWIGLALSGVAWIAMALFSARPAGDAMAVTIWGASSSWTLTALPLFVWMGEILFRTRLSEDMFKGLAPWLENVPGRLLHTNVIGCAIFAAVSGSSAATCATIGKMTIPELTRRGYPEDKIIGTLAGAGTLGLLIPPSIIMIVYGVSANVSIAQLFIAGIVPGLLLAALFSGYIVVWALGHPDAIPPAAEKLSFRQKLYASRHLVQVGLLIVLVLGAVYSPWVTPTEAAAVGVLGALALSAAQGSLNRQTFMDSLLGATRLFCMIALILSGAQFLTLAMGYLGLPRHLAEWIASLGLSTAMLIAMLTVFFIVLGCFLDGISMVVLTMGVILPTVEKAGIDLIWFGIFIVLVVEMAQITPPVGFNLFVLQGMTSKQIPWIARVTLPMFFLMIAALVLVYLFPDLVLGLPRSMRAGG; encoded by the coding sequence ATGGATCTCCTGATTACCGCGCTGCTGATCGCGGTGCTGTTTGCAATACTCGCTTCCGGCGTCTGGATCGGGCTGGCCCTGTCGGGCGTGGCCTGGATCGCGATGGCGCTGTTCTCCGCCCGTCCCGCCGGCGACGCCATGGCCGTCACCATCTGGGGCGCATCCTCTTCCTGGACGCTGACTGCCCTGCCGCTGTTCGTGTGGATGGGCGAGATCCTGTTTCGCACCCGGCTCTCGGAAGACATGTTCAAGGGCCTGGCGCCATGGCTGGAAAACGTGCCGGGCCGGCTGCTGCACACCAATGTGATTGGCTGTGCCATCTTTGCCGCAGTGTCAGGCTCGTCGGCCGCCACCTGCGCCACCATCGGCAAGATGACCATTCCCGAGCTGACCCGGCGCGGCTACCCGGAAGACAAGATTATCGGCACGCTGGCTGGCGCCGGCACGCTGGGCCTCCTGATACCGCCTTCCATCATCATGATCGTCTATGGCGTCTCGGCCAATGTCTCGATCGCGCAGCTGTTCATCGCCGGCATCGTGCCCGGGCTGCTGCTAGCGGCGCTGTTTTCCGGCTATATCGTGGTATGGGCCCTGGGCCACCCGGATGCGATACCGCCAGCCGCCGAGAAACTGAGCTTCCGGCAGAAGCTGTATGCGTCGCGCCACCTGGTGCAGGTCGGCCTGCTGATCGTGCTGGTGCTGGGCGCGGTCTACTCGCCCTGGGTCACGCCAACCGAAGCGGCTGCCGTAGGCGTGCTGGGCGCGCTGGCGCTGTCGGCCGCGCAGGGATCGCTGAATCGGCAAACCTTCATGGACAGCTTGCTGGGCGCAACCCGCCTGTTCTGCATGATCGCCTTGATCTTGTCCGGCGCGCAGTTCCTCACGCTGGCGATGGGCTATCTCGGCCTGCCGCGCCACCTGGCAGAGTGGATTGCCTCGCTGGGACTGTCCACCGCCATGCTGATTGCGATGCTGACCGTGTTCTTCATCGTCCTCGGCTGCTTCCTCGATGGCATATCGATGGTGGTGCTGACCATGGGCGTGATTCTGCCCACGGTGGAAAAGGCCGGCATCGATTTGATCTGGTTCGGCATCTTCATCGTGCTGGTGGTGGAGATGGCGCAGATCACGCCGCCGGTGGGCTTCAATCTGTTTGTGCTGCAGGGCATGACCAGCAAGCAGATTCCGTGGATCGCCAGAGTCACACTGCCGATGTTCTTCCTGATGATCGCGGCCCTGGTGCTGGTGTACCTCTTCCCTGACCTAGTGCTAGGCCTGCCGCGCTCGATGCGGGCCGGCGGATGA
- a CDS encoding MerR family transcriptional regulator yields the protein MSESIQINEVAEDQAEHKAMHRTGVAARLAGLPVETLRVWERRYALSETERSAHGQRLYSAEQVRRLGLLKQLVDQGHPIGVLAGLPMRQLEEMTVSQALPEEDTGRMMRVALLGESIIRRLAAGGRDSLGLVVRASCTQLAQAETVLQDADADLLLVELSELDDSAVPRIVAARRACSAVAVVVLYRFCASATIRHLRAQGCLVARVPPELGELLLLCRAALANARPPLRERRPVPAPPRPRRFSDEALLALAGAANSVDCECPRHLADILMTVGSFERYSAQCASRNEPDAQLHQALQLAAGQAMAILEDAMERLARAEGLPLTPA from the coding sequence ATGTCAGAGTCGATCCAGATCAATGAAGTTGCCGAAGATCAGGCAGAACACAAGGCGATGCACCGCACCGGTGTCGCGGCGCGGCTGGCCGGCTTGCCGGTGGAGACTTTGCGTGTCTGGGAGCGGCGCTACGCCCTGTCCGAGACCGAGCGCTCTGCCCATGGACAGCGGCTTTACTCGGCCGAACAGGTGCGCCGCCTTGGCCTGCTCAAGCAGCTGGTGGATCAGGGCCATCCGATCGGCGTGCTGGCCGGCCTGCCGATGCGGCAGCTGGAGGAAATGACAGTGTCGCAGGCGTTACCCGAGGAAGACACGGGCCGGATGATGCGAGTCGCCTTGCTGGGGGAGAGCATCATCCGGCGACTCGCTGCTGGCGGCCGCGATAGCCTGGGACTGGTGGTGCGCGCCAGCTGCACCCAGCTGGCGCAGGCCGAAACGGTGCTGCAGGATGCGGATGCCGACCTGCTGCTGGTGGAGCTCTCGGAACTCGATGACAGCGCCGTGCCGCGCATCGTCGCCGCCCGGCGCGCCTGCAGCGCCGTGGCAGTGGTGGTGCTGTACCGCTTCTGCGCCAGCGCCACGATACGTCATCTGCGCGCGCAGGGTTGCCTGGTAGCGCGGGTGCCACCCGAGCTGGGCGAGCTGCTGCTATTGTGCCGGGCGGCGCTGGCGAATGCCCGGCCGCCGCTACGCGAACGCCGTCCCGTCCCTGCGCCGCCGCGGCCGCGCAGGTTTAGCGACGAGGCTCTGCTGGCCCTAGCTGGCGCCGCCAACAGCGTGGATTGCGAATGTCCGCGCCATCTGGCTGACATCCTGATGACGGTGGGCAGCTTCGAGCGCTACAGCGCGCAGTGCGCATCGCGCAACGAGCCCGATGCGCAGCTGCATCAGGCGCTGCAGCTGGCGGCCGGCCAGGCGATGGCGATCCTGGAAGACGCGATGGAAAGGCTGGCGCGGGCTGAAGGCCTGCCGTTGACGCCTGCCTGA
- a CDS encoding DUF6544 family protein, producing MLGKLLIAAGMLATISLAATTLGKRRWEAGTKALRERIEAARLPVMPRTVDLDALDGLPAPVQRYFRTVLRQGMPMLASARMQHRGMFNMGSQEASWKPFESDQLVVTRRPGFDWDARIAMMPGLPVHVHDAYAAGEGVLHAALLGLVPLADMHGGAGIAQGELMRFLAEAAWYPTALLPGQGVRWEAVDAYQARATLADGPVSVTLQFRFNADGLIDTVQAEVRGRTVGKRIVPTPWQGRFWNYQTRSGMLVPLEGEVSWLTAEGALPYWRGTITAIEYQAAK from the coding sequence ATGCTGGGCAAGCTCTTGATTGCGGCAGGCATGCTCGCCACGATATCCCTGGCGGCCACAACGCTGGGCAAGCGCCGCTGGGAAGCCGGCACGAAAGCGCTGCGCGAGCGCATCGAGGCGGCGCGCCTGCCTGTGATGCCCCGGACCGTCGATCTCGATGCGCTCGACGGATTGCCCGCGCCGGTGCAGCGCTATTTCCGCACGGTGCTGCGGCAGGGCATGCCCATGCTGGCCAGCGCGCGGATGCAGCATCGCGGCATGTTCAACATGGGCAGCCAGGAAGCCAGCTGGAAACCGTTCGAGTCCGATCAGCTGGTCGTTACCCGCCGTCCCGGTTTTGACTGGGATGCAAGGATCGCGATGATGCCGGGCCTGCCCGTCCATGTTCACGATGCCTACGCCGCTGGCGAGGGCGTGCTGCATGCCGCCCTGCTCGGCCTTGTGCCGCTGGCCGACATGCACGGCGGCGCCGGCATCGCCCAGGGCGAACTGATGCGCTTCCTGGCCGAGGCCGCCTGGTATCCGACCGCGCTGCTGCCCGGCCAAGGCGTGCGCTGGGAAGCGGTCGATGCCTACCAGGCGCGGGCGACGCTGGCAGACGGCCCGGTCAGCGTCACCCTGCAGTTCCGCTTCAATGCCGACGGGCTGATCGATACCGTGCAGGCCGAAGTCCGCGGCCGCACGGTAGGCAAGCGCATCGTTCCCACGCCGTGGCAGGGACGGTTCTGGAATTACCAGACCCGCTCCGGCATGCTGGTACCGCTGGAAGGCGAAGTGTCGTGGCTCACCGCCGAAGGCGCGTTGCCCTACTGGCGCGGCACCATCACTGCGATCGAATACCAGGCCGCGAAATAA
- a CDS encoding LysR family transcriptional regulator: MRLEDLDYFLAVAHAGHVGRASEAVGATQPALTKGIQRLERELQIPLFERTAKGMVLTVAGQAFHDRVRAARSGLDEAVKEANDLYLGKVGLIRAGISPNYAEHFFADACAALLRQRPAARMQVTVGLNDKLFAALRLGDLDFCISALKAVEDSDFEQQPLFTDDLRVVGREGHPVFSAPQLRFDHLGRQSWILAGPNVMARRAVEARFAEHGLPPPNVVIESNSSIASLMSVVRATDLLSVTGESTLKQHFGQGLASLSLSEARWPRVVGITTRRGAYLSPLTVRFIELLRQHCAA; encoded by the coding sequence GTGAGACTGGAAGACTTGGATTATTTTCTGGCCGTTGCCCATGCCGGCCATGTCGGCCGCGCCTCCGAAGCGGTGGGCGCCACCCAGCCGGCCCTGACCAAGGGTATCCAGCGACTGGAACGCGAACTGCAGATCCCCCTGTTCGAGCGCACCGCCAAGGGCATGGTGCTGACCGTCGCCGGACAGGCTTTCCATGACCGTGTCAGGGCAGCCCGTTCTGGGCTGGATGAAGCCGTCAAGGAAGCCAATGACCTGTACCTGGGAAAGGTGGGCCTGATCAGGGCCGGCATCTCGCCCAACTATGCCGAGCATTTCTTCGCCGACGCCTGCGCCGCATTGCTGCGCCAGCGCCCTGCGGCAAGAATGCAGGTAACGGTGGGGCTGAACGACAAGCTGTTCGCCGCATTGCGCCTGGGCGACCTCGATTTCTGCATCAGCGCGCTGAAGGCCGTAGAGGACAGTGATTTCGAGCAGCAGCCGCTGTTCACCGATGACCTGCGGGTGGTAGGGCGCGAGGGCCATCCGGTGTTCTCCGCACCGCAGTTGCGCTTCGACCACCTGGGCAGGCAATCCTGGATACTGGCAGGCCCCAATGTGATGGCGCGGCGCGCGGTGGAAGCCCGTTTCGCCGAGCACGGCCTGCCGCCGCCGAATGTGGTGATCGAGTCGAATTCATCGATCGCTTCGCTGATGAGCGTGGTCAGGGCAACCGATCTGTTGAGCGTGACCGGCGAATCGACCCTGAAGCAGCACTTTGGCCAGGGCCTGGCAAGCCTGTCGCTGAGCGAGGCGCGCTGGCCGCGCGTGGTGGGCATCACCACGCGGCGCGGCGCCTACCTGTCGCCGCTGACGGTGCGCTTCATTGAATTGCTGCGCCAGCATTGCGCGGCGTAG
- a CDS encoding tripartite tricarboxylate transporter substrate binding protein translates to MIGLKRQSRMLAAGAMLSCAALASAAGKYPDRPVKLVVPFSAGGQFDIAARMLAQFASKELGQAVIVENVPGGGGNIGAAKVATAPADGYTLLTLGGNHTIAQALYAKPGFRIDTDFTPISMVTVAPHVVLVNATLPVNTFPELVNLAKRSPGTLSYGSPGIGTSMHLTFEMIKANYGLDILHVPYKGGANMLADLAAGQVKTGIVALAPAKEFISTGRIRPLAVTSKARSPALPDVPSLSELGYPALDAGSWMGLAGPKNLPPDIVQRWNGIVHAFLTDPASSRKLEEMAFKLSPSTPAEFDRQLRSEVEAYGKVVRENKIMAQ, encoded by the coding sequence ATGATCGGATTGAAACGACAGAGCCGCATGCTCGCCGCCGGCGCCATGCTGTCATGCGCCGCGCTGGCCAGTGCCGCCGGAAAATATCCGGACAGGCCCGTAAAGCTGGTCGTGCCCTTTTCGGCCGGCGGCCAGTTCGACATTGCCGCCCGCATGCTGGCCCAGTTCGCCTCGAAGGAGCTCGGGCAGGCAGTCATTGTCGAGAACGTACCCGGCGGCGGCGGTAACATCGGCGCCGCCAAGGTCGCGACCGCGCCGGCCGACGGCTATACCCTGCTGACGCTGGGCGGCAACCACACCATTGCCCAGGCGCTTTATGCCAAGCCGGGCTTTCGCATCGACACGGACTTCACGCCGATCTCGATGGTGACCGTGGCGCCGCATGTGGTGCTGGTCAATGCCACGCTGCCCGTCAACACCTTCCCGGAACTGGTCAACCTTGCCAAACGCAGCCCGGGCACGCTGAGCTACGGCAGCCCGGGCATCGGCACCTCCATGCACCTGACCTTCGAGATGATCAAGGCCAACTACGGGCTGGATATCCTGCATGTGCCGTACAAGGGCGGCGCCAACATGCTGGCCGACCTTGCTGCAGGCCAGGTCAAGACCGGCATCGTCGCGCTGGCGCCCGCGAAGGAATTCATCAGCACCGGCCGCATACGGCCGCTGGCCGTCACCAGCAAGGCCCGTTCGCCGGCCTTGCCGGATGTGCCGTCGCTGTCGGAGCTGGGTTACCCGGCGCTGGATGCCGGCAGCTGGATGGGCCTGGCCGGGCCGAAGAACTTGCCGCCCGATATCGTACAGCGCTGGAACGGCATCGTGCATGCCTTCCTAACCGATCCCGCCAGCAGCCGCAAGCTGGAAGAGATGGCTTTCAAGCTCTCACCTTCTACGCCGGCGGAATTTGACCGGCAGCTGCGTAGCGAAGTGGAGGCCTATGGCAAGGTCGTGCGCGAGAACAAGATCATGGCGCAGTAG